The nucleotide window AGGGGGGGGCAGGGGCGAATTGACCATTAACTCATCACAAGTAGCACGCTCCTTAAATCCACCTACAGAGCTATTTTCGAATAGCTCAGCAACTTTAACGGTTGTACATTGTAGGTGCTTGAGTCATAAGTGTGCCATATTATCCTACTTGCAGCTCTGAACTCCCACGTGAAATAATTTCTTCACGCTTATTCGGTTCTGCGAACATTTTCTCTAACTTTTGTTTTAACCCGCCTTGCATTTTGGCCCTGTGTCTATGTCTAGTTTTTCTTTAACAGCGCATTGTCTCCTAATGTTTCTTTCACACTTCATTTTGCTTTCAGGAGGAAGAACGTAAATTAGCCACTCAGTACAAGGGAACCGTTCTGCCGATCAAGAAACAATCTGACAAGGTGCAGTCCCGCGCTATCACAGCCAACGACAGGAAATTCTCAGCCTACAGGACCCTCCGAAGGGTGAGACTCATTTATTTAGTTTCAGCTAATTCGATTTAAGAAAAACTGAATTCTGAAATAGCTATACAAGAGGACGGTCAACAAGTTagctttttttccctttaaaagcTAAAGGATAAAATAGGGAGACagaagtaaaagaaaatatgtCTCCTCTTTTTGAGTGAAGTGTAGTGGCAGTCCCTTTCAAAGTGAACGTTAAATGTGACTAATCACTGTATACAGTGCTACAGCTCACCAGTTAATTTGTGTATGCTTATTTGTGTCGTTTTTACTGTGACGACAAGATGACTAAGTTCATGGAATTCTTTAAATTTCTGTGTTGTCATTTTTGCCATCAATAAAAGTTTTGTCAACAGACACTGAAATCCAAGCTCTGGAAAGACAGTGTGCTTTTTAGGGGATTTCTGTTATGGGAGATCGTCCCAAGTGATAAGATGTATGAAAGTTCCTCTCACTATCCCCTCAGCTTTGCCTTGTCCTGAAAATCTAAACATGCTGGAGCCTTATTCCCCCATTATTCCGTTTTAATGATGCTTTTGAGTGGCACTCAAAGAATACAGATGTATATTGTTTGCCGTCACAATAATTATATGGATTATAACAGAACAGAGGGTTTCATTCCAGTTTTGTCTAAAGTGTAAAAGTATCGCCAGGCCCATTTAATAGCATTACTTTTTAACAGATCAGGCAAtggtgttttaaattttgatggcTACTAACTAAAACATGCTTGAGGACTGTTTCAATAAATATGAAGAAGTCTTTAACCtctgttttttaaatttctctcccaccagtgtgaaaaaataacatgAGGATCCATCTCTCGCTGAAGAGAATCACGcaacttacaattagttccaccttttcaaattttgaaacgcttGTCAAGCTTGTCAGGAAAACCTGACTTTTATTGTCGGTTTTGctctctttaaaaaagaaattgtacaaTTTGCCTTTAATATGTAgcaataagtcaaatttttgttcggtttttcacttttgttatttttttgacagGCAAGGAAAGCAGCCAAGCTTGTTGGTGTGAACGAAATGAAGGCCCGTGAAGCAGCTGAAAACCAAGATGACCCAATGAAAGCTGCCAAGAAAGCCGCGAAAGCAGCCGCTAAggaaggaaagaaggaaaagaagtaAACTTTTGTATTTGACACtattttataaataaacaagttaTGTTTTTAAGCGGTGAGTTTTTAATTGTATTTCCCTCTGGACCTTTACACTCATTAACTTATCATATCAAAATAAATCACACTCTCAAGTAACTGAACTTACACTACTATGGTAAGAAAAAATGCCACCTGAGCATCTGAatgctgtcaaatttccctctaaaaaaaattccttttgaagGAAGTTAAGCAAAtttgttcttgaaaatttccgataTTGATttaattgcaaacaaaattttccgaaaaatttgaaggtaaTTATACATAATTCTTTgattattcatattttattgaagggaatatGGCGACATCTGAaggcttttacagcgctcttccttagcacaggagTGTAAAGGTTTGTTCAGCAACAGTAACTCCTTCATGTTTAATTACTGTGCCCGAGGAAGATAGATAGTAACAGGGAAAAAAAGCCACTTTCAGAATCGCTATTAGAATATCAAGTTTCAGAACTTAGTCCACTCATGGCTGTATTTTTATCGGTGAGAATTTTTTGAAGCAAGTATTCAATTCTCATGTTTAAGaacttttacattttcagtTCACACCCATGGTAGCTGCATTCAGAGCCATCTATACTTTGCCAGCCTTCTCATTTTCATTGGCATAAGCTTGGCTAATTGGAtgaatttctgtcaaacggaactatgtgcattaactcatgagccctgagacccataagaatacatgcataccagggctcacgtcatattgcacatagttccgtttgttagaaatacgtccaactaatgACCTTTCCACTTCCatgttatgaaaattgtctgttCGATCAAATGTCCAAGTGCACGAAGAGTGTGATGCATataatcatttttcctccttttatctAAGTGAATTTATTAAGTTTTGCTATGACAACTGAACTGAAGTAACCCTCATTGTTGTAAAGCTTCAATAACTTGTAACATGACATGCATTCGGTCATTTTACCATGTTAGAGAAAGCCAATCTCTCACCATTTAAAGGATTTTAGCACAGAACCCttctttttcacatttgaaaCTACACCGCTTGTCTGCCATGGCATGTAAACTGCAAACTTTACGTAACagattgcagttttttttagcataaaGGAACCAGCACTTCGTTATTCAATCTAAGTCACTTTTGACGCTCATGAGTTTAACTCTGACAAGCTACTTTGCCACAAAATGAACTTCTCACtgtatgaaatttttggaaagacCATTCACGAAGTTCTCAAAGCACTACCttagggagcgttcataaattatgtgacgcactttttcagcattttaaacaccccccttcccccttgtaacgcttttgtgacgtggGTCCTTATCCTCTAATACGTAAGAACAAAATAGTGTAAAACTCTTTTCAACCCTCTCCCCCCAGAGCGTTACTTAATTTATGAATGGACCCTTATCTACTTACATACTTGCTTCTGGAAAATGATTACTGACACCCGGATCGTGTTTATCAGTCTCACATTTAGTTGTGCTCTAGGATACattcagaaaaatattagaaataAAGGAAAGTGAAACACAGAAAACAAGATTTGCTCATCTTTAGTAGAACTGTCCgatgcttttttatttttttacaacagcTTATTGATGGCAAAACAAGGAATACATTTTGAGGCGCTCTCTTTTAAATTTCTATTCATATTCTGCtataaaaagataattttttgtgacttcCACAAAATGTTCCAAGAATTTTCTTAATAGTGGTTTAAACAAACATCAAATTTTCTGCAGGAAcattgatttttgagaaaacattTAGGTATGACAGCGCAAGGGCTCTACTGGGATGTAGTGTCATTCAAGCGAATCCTTTTGTTAGGTTTCTCACATAATACACTATATTCCATTTTGGAGTGTCCCTGACTACTTGGCTGGTTCTGCACACTGTTGCAGCACAGTAAGCACCCCTGTAAAGGCCTCAACTCAAAGACCTTTTGTTCTTTGACCCTTTCTCTTTACCAAGTTAAGTTACCAAAAATGTTTAAGTACTCGGAAAATTGcacttttcattaaaaaatcgagattgaaattctgaagaATATGTACAAAAACTTCTATGATCGTGTCTTTTTACCCAGGTGAAgtccaattttgaaagttctgAAAAGTATTGAAATGCTtcgattttagtttttttggatactttttttcagaatttccctCTGAAACTTATTCTGAGTTGAAGATAGCCATTTTATGTTTACCTAAAAAGTTATGTCCCATTACTCACGAAAAGAAGGGTTAATGGCACAGGTAATCACGATGCTCTTGGCGGACTAAAGGCTCTCCAGCCTTAGCCTCCAACTGCATTGTTCGTTCCTTGCATTTGCAGAGGGAATTTGTGTTAACACATGATTTTCCAGGGACGCTCCCAAATAAAACAGTTTATAGGTACTAGTACTGCTTGTTTTGAAATACCGTTACATTCCAGTAAGGCCACTCTTGTCAGTAACAGGCGGCTGCATCAGAGCTACGCAAGCTGAAGGCCAAAGCAATGTTGCTCATGtagtcgttttcctcacgaaagaacgtaactacatttcaatgttgctaaatttccctttgtattttgcatttttaccaggaatatctcaggcatttctaactgaaaatttcactgattttttttcttgtcccatgcaaaaatcaacaGATTTTGGACGAAAAGTGTGCAGGgttatttttaactaaaaaaattcccttttgCAACCTCGTGATGAAGTTACATTCCTTCATCCGGGAAACAGCGGTATGTCAGTCTTGTTGGGTTGCCTAGGCAACTCagcagagaaaattctgtgaaaaatttaaaaatgaactcTTTCTAGGTGCATTTGGAtttcatcgaaagaaatttggcaacgtctggaagttcatacggcgttcttccaatgttttttccttgcaaaaacgccgtatgcacattcgagagttgccaaatttccttcgatacacggtttattttttaggaacgttatgaataattttccatggaactttcaggaacttaaggtgaaattgcgaactaaattatctgaaaaattgggaggaaaatattcataaattcaccaggaaattcgtgttctaccaagggaaatttggcaacgcctgaaagctcatacggcgttcttccttagcacggcagagcaccccccccctccctctctccgCGCTTCTGCCACCCTTACGCTCGTGGGGGGAACGAATTTCGGTCAGTGAGCCATaccacccccttccccctgcTTCCTGACTGCTAAGTAGGTTATCATCAGAAATTAATCTTTCGTcggcgggaggggggtgggattGACGAGTGATCAAGTTGTAGGTTACCAAACCCTCCCCCCGCTGAAGCGACCtcagacccccctcccccccttcatttttcaaacCTATAATCATTGCATGTATCCAGCAACCCGATAGCCATGTGTAGTACTATGGCAACACACACATACGGCGTGTCAACAACGGGGCGGCGAATTTCCGTCGTGGTTTCGTGTTAGTGTGAGATAGCGCGGCCCGGGTGCCTCCCGCCCTCCGCCACCCCCAGCCGCGGCGATCAAAATCCCTCCGAAAATGGGCTAGATTTACTCGTGATTTTCGTTCCAAGACTAGCCAATGCCCATCAGCAGTGGGGCCACTGGTGTGAGTAtcctcacttttttttctctctcattatTTTCCTGACGAGTCATCTCTGTTGGTTTAGTTTCAGAGTCGCTCCTTCCTCACAGGTTCCCTTGCTACCTGATTGATAGAAGTGAAGCCCAGTTCACATGATAGAATATTTCATCAAACTTATCCCCtgtgagtaaattttttttacaatctgagttacacagaaaaaattgcCATGGAATAAAGTTGGAAGGAAAGTTGAATGAAAATTCGAACCGTGTGAATCGGGGTTAAGGGTTGTTTTGCACTAAGTTCTGAGGAGCATGTGTACTCATTGGTAGCATAAAAGATTTCATGGGGTTTTCCATCTAAGCTTCATCTGATCCAGTAATCAGCGGAGACAAAGTTATCAAAGCCTCACGGTGAAAAAGAGTTCTCGATATCTGCTGAAACCATGTTGATATTGCACCTCAGTAAATTCTTGTGTTGACACTCCTCAACATGTTTACACTCGATCAAAGGCAAGCTAATTTTTCTCCTATGATGCATACACTCACTTACTGAGCCTTTCTGGACAATTCTCTTAAGGGCCATCAAGTGTCTTGACAGAGGTAAAATTTCCCTCTGAAGGAATCCTGTCTCAGAGGATTCGGGCTCAACAATTTGCATTGTTCATTCAGATGTTGTGAAAGTCCTTTGATAGTTATTGGCAGTTTTCAAAAGCCTAGTTGCTTATGTTTTAAAAGTCAGTTTGCCAATTTATGAgccattttgtttcaatttttagtgacCAAGGTTTCACGCTCAAGAGGGCAGTTTTAGCGCTATATCTGATGaggaaaaaccttttttttgttaaagttcaatgtaaaaaattgcaaatttaacatttaaatattattttcttgcaaaatcaGTTTTCATTTTGCAGAGATTTGAAGATCAGTTTCATTTTTGTACTATTGTTAAAATCTACAGGCAAAAAATTATGGTCTAAGTGTTCTTGGAAAGCCTGTCGATGGAGCTCAACCTTCAAATGATAATCTTTTGGCGATCGTACCTGCCCTCCCACTTCTTCCAGCTGTGCCAAGACCTCCACGGCTGTTCCACCGCTCAGCAACTATACTGGGGTAAGGAAATAATCTCTTTAACACTGAAGGATACTCCTATTGTTTTTACCGGTAATAatggaaaatcaattttcttgcCTTATAACTTTTGTTGGGTTTAAGttatttatttagttatatTTATTTGCATACATTATTTCAATGTACCCGTAATTTAGTCATATACATCATTTTAATGTTGAAACTATGAAAACTTTCATTTCATTAGCAGTGAGTTCAAGATCCATGtcccttttgtatttttcagaCAGTAAGTACCTATTTACAGACATACATGTACAACATTTACTAAGAATAttattgaaatgtgaaaaaacaaaattactcaaattttttgcagaatgaTTGTTAGGTATCCTTCAATAAATTAAGACGTGACAAGGTATCTGTAATGTGTCAAGCCTTGCTTCATGGTTCTGTAGTTTTAcggtcaatttattttttacagagggaATGACAACGAATATTCTGCAGTCGCACTTCAAACGACAACTGATGGTAAAGTTCAAGCATCCCGTTCACAGAAAGAAAAGGATCGAAATCCGGATCGTATAAGCCTGGATCGGTGAgctgataatattttttttcgtacTCAAATCATTTCTGGTTTCCGAAGTGAAAAATGAGGATAAATTACTCCCAGAAAATTAATCGcaggaaaatttttcctttgaatgaAAGTTTTCTCAACTCAGTATATTctagaatttttttgttcagaATGTGAGATGAACTAGTGTCTTGAAGTCTAGAAAATCTAGAcaaatttaagtatttttccCATAGCTTTAGAAGTCAGTTCATAGTTTAGAACTTTGCCTTGCAGgtcttgaaaaatattcagaaactCATGTAAAAACCTACATtatgatttttaactttttgtctttatttctgCAGGAGAGGGTTAAGTTGCGTTCCAGTCATCGCAGGAGAGGCAAAAGTTCGTTTAATATCCTTGCAGCACAATTTAATCACGAGGCTTGACAACATGACCTCTGTTGGAGTACCTCACCTTGTCTTCCTGGATCTCTATGACAATCAGCTAGATAAAATATCTGGAATTGAATGCCTCTGTAATTTACGAGTCCTGCTCCTTGGCAAAAACAGGTCTGACTCCCATTTTAGTTTGTATCATACAATGAGAGAAAAAACAGAACCTAATTTATCATAAATTTCTTCATTATAGGCCTGATGCAAGCCCAGTCATTCACGGTTTCCACTAAAATTACATCCTCCTTGGAGAATGATGCCCTGCCTCCTTGAGTATTTTTATTCTTGGTTATTTACATTGTCTCTCACAAGCAGATGTTGTAATTGCTGGTCATTTTATGATCACCCTGAATACTTGTCACATCTGATAATGTGCAACCTAAGATTGGTAGCTTTCATagctcctccctccccctcctcaaATCAGGGCTTTTCCAGTAGACATTGCTTTAAGCTCACATTTTATGAATAAAGTCTGGATTTTCTCTCACATATATGACAAagttttaaatgcaaaattcccTTTATAGGAGCTGGCCTTTAAATATCTATTCTCATTCTAAGTAATGTAGTGGGAAACGATTTAAATGattaatctctttaaaaaattaaattctttagCAGCCTTTAAAACATCCGTCTGAGGAAAAACATGGATTTCGAACAAAACTTATTTAAATACCaaggaacttaaattttttgttcaagATACAGACAATAATTAACAGAagatttgaaattaattttatttacaagACTAATTATTCATGGTTTTTGTTatgaatatcaagaaaaatgcaTCAGATGCATCAAAAAGctactgaaattttcattgccTTCTGCTGAGCCCTGCGAGAatgatttttgttgtttttttaatgattttcaattaATTCCTTATTTTTCAGACTGAAGAGGATTGAAGGGTTGCACAATCAGCGAAGACTAGAAGTCTTGGACGTTCATGGGAATCAAATCTCTGTTGTGAGCAATTTGTCCTCGCTGGAGCAGTTGAAAGTCTTGAATTTAGCCGCCAATCAAATTCGTGTCATCAGCTCCACCGATTTGCATGGATTAGCATCGCTACAAGAATTAAACCTGCGAAGAAATCGAATCTCCAAACTCTCTGGCTTGGATGCCACACCTCAGCTCATGAAACTTTTTCTCAGCAACAATCTGCTTCAGACGTTAGTTGCATTTATCTTTAAACATCTCTCGAATGGCTTTCATCAGAATTAGCTTAACCACATTACATGCTGCCGAATTTTCTCATGTGTTATTTCTTTAACTGgaatttttgcaataattgcctttcaattttttaagctaatttttcaCTCCTGCGGCAtaattcagagaaaatttcaaggcatagTGTTGTCAGAAAATTAAGAACTCAAAGTATATCATTCTCTTTTTAATAGGTTTCatcttgtttttcttccatatGATTTAATTAACATCCTGTTTTGCCACAGTGTCGATTATTGAGCCTAATTTCATTAGGACAATTTCATATAAATCACCTAgatgaaaaattccttgattttgtTGTCATTTAAATCAATAAGCATCCTTTTTGTATGCCTATCTGAGGAAAGTTAGTCTCTTTGCTGTGGTTGTATCAATCATGTGTAAATACCTCTGGATGAAATTTGGACTCTGTTTTAACCATCATAGTTTTCATACTGGTTTTTTTAGAATTCCCAATGTGAACAAATCCATTTGCTGGAATACATCTAAATATAGTTCTCGCTTataaaatacaatttctttCCATTGCAGGCTCGAGGGTATTATCCAAGCAGTGAATCTGCAAGAAATCAGCATTGACGGTAACCCAGTCTCAAATTCCGGAGATTGCGCTGCGTTTCTTGTTGCCATGTTGCCAAGTCTACATCTTCTGAGTCGGGTGCCAATTACACAGGAGGTACGAACAGCAGCCGCTGAATGGCATCAGTCGCATGTTGGTGAGAAAGTCATCCTCAACGCGCGCACCAACTGGCAGCTGCTACGATCGCAGTCGTTAGTATCATCTGCCTCTGCATCGACGAATCTCTCATcgtcaacaacaacaacaacacaggAACCAACTAACTCAACGTCTGAATCGGACTGCTCAAGCTTGAAATGTGATAATTTCTGTGATATTAAGCCTTTAACTAATTTTAATTCTACCCCTCGGCTTTCTCCAGAGTTGAAGTCCTCGGAAGAGACGGAGAAAGAACCGATTCGACTCCCTGCACTCTTAGATGTTGCGAATGAAAGCTCTCCCAGTTCGGTGCTCTCTGATTCAAGCTCTGACAGTGAAAGTTCACCGGTGGAGACTACCCCAAATGCGCATCCTTTAGTAAGGAATATTAAAAATAGTGTTCAGAAGTCAGCCAGCATCCGTGGGAAACATAAAGTGATGAACCATTCACAGAGTAGGACGCGTGAACAAGGTAccattttatatatttattttggtGGTTTTCTCTCTCCCCTAATTCATGGTCATCTGCAAGAAAAGGgcatcactgaaaaattcaaaatttagttcCTATTACCATTGAGCAGAGTGTGTTAAATTTCttttgtgtaaaaattttaagtataactgaaattatgatatttcaaactttttacttTGGAGAAATAATTCTCAGGAGAGGCAATTTGAAGTTTGGACCTGGCAATAGCCTTACCTAAAGGTTAAAGAAAGATCATATTGCACCATTGAAAGACTAAAAAGTTTCATGTTTTTAGCCACAAGGCTCTTGATTGGGAACTGCATACCATGtaccaaaaaaattttcattctcaGGTAATTCTTGGctgaattcagttttttttttgttctttaggttttttttctcggcgCAGGGCATTTGTTCAGAAATTTAAGATGAGAATCTTTTTTGTAGTGGATTTTTCTACTGACAGTATAAACTCATTGCTTTCTAGCTGAATTGGTTGTGGCTTTCTATTCAGTTATCAGTGATCAAGGAAtgaaagtgcaaaaaaaaaatctagatttTCCTGTGTCATTTGCAAGAATCACAAACATTTTTATATCCCATTAAAACTTCAGAGACATCTTTGACAACGAGTAGGTTCTCTTGTCCATCAACAATGATTTCATTCTTGAACTGTGTGTTGTGTGTGTGTAAAAGAATTTGCAAAGTAACATTTATCTTTTTGAAAAAGTCCTTGAACATCCATGCAGTGTGGAAAGTTGCCTCAATGCTcttaatttttacataattcaATAATCTACTGAACAAATAGCCATATTTGAAGATCGGTCTTTTTTCTTCCAAGAATAATCGCTGAATAGTTTCACCTATTATTTGCATCTTTACaatatatttacattttaaagatattttctcaagggaaatttccatttttgaatCCTCTTTAAGGCATGGAAGAGTTCTCTATAACTTCAATTACAACACCATGAAAAGTCCCTGAAATTCCAAagcctttgattttttttttaaaaaaaaagcgtgTTTAAACTTTGAATTGACAGTGTAAAGTAGGTTATTCATCGGTAATCAATCCAATTTGCAGTATGAGAAAACTGAAAGTTGTATTTCCATTTACTTTTAAGGA belongs to Bemisia tabaci chromosome 6, PGI_BMITA_v3 and includes:
- the LOC109038471 gene encoding uncharacterized protein, with amino-acid sequence MPISSGATGAKNYGLSVLGKPVDGAQPSNDNLLAIVPALPLLPAVPRPPRLFHRSATILGGNDNEYSAVALQTTTDGKVQASRSQKEKDRNPDRISLDRRGLSCVPVIAGEAKVRLISLQHNLITRLDNMTSVGVPHLVFLDLYDNQLDKISGIECLCNLRVLLLGKNRLKRIEGLHNQRRLEVLDVHGNQISVVSNLSSLEQLKVLNLAANQIRVISSTDLHGLASLQELNLRRNRISKLSGLDATPQLMKLFLSNNLLQTLEGIIQAVNLQEISIDGNPVSNSGDCAAFLVAMLPSLHLLSRVPITQEVRTAAAEWHQSHVGEKVILNARTNWQLLRSQSLVSSASASTNLSSSTTTTTQEPTNSTSESDCSSLKCDNFCDIKPLTNFNSTPRLSPELKSSEETEKEPIRLPALLDVANESSPSSVLSDSSSDSESSPVETTPNAHPLVRNIKNSVQKSASIRGKHKVMNHSQSRTREQGGDYLVEINGRFLNVYGQGAVRFIDRPWNPAKANDVVIVKFNYVNFNSLTPIFPRLKHRFPNVENFIFRETNIYCLGQLNALADVQGLTSLTIHPHGNSITLKPWRSYAVYRLSHWGLCCIDEKEVTEEEVAEANEEYSGLTELVLLSLPEELLSPLLNRLRLEVHSRVSAKQWLWAADPPLRGVVAKEALQWRHNTTLSQDETVWRHKGKQHLANLLDQTNAAVRKLSLLDQEWPTILRELIRDTLVDYSQLDSYMKKCMNDLKSK